A stretch of Candidatus Methylomirabilota bacterium DNA encodes these proteins:
- a CDS encoding 2-hydroxyacid dehydrogenase — MTKILFSPRQPEVILDIARSLTPAGYELVVVDAGTPEFYQAAADAEYYMGLARSIGNEFFRAAPKLRLVQLLSAGYDRVDVEAARKAGVPVANNGGANAIAVSEHAIMLMLAVLKRLVRFHNDVVAGKWRVGDHDQSRVFEMPGKLLGIVGLGNIGKKVARRAAAFDMRIQYYDIARLTEDQEDALGVRFVLFEELLRTSDVVTLHVPLDDTTRNLMSTRQLAMMQRSAILINTCRGGVVDEAALYRALKEGQIAGAGLDVMVEEPPQANHPLFSLPNVTLTPHSAGPTWENWTARFRNGFDNIQRVANGGRPRWVIPELA; from the coding sequence ATGACCAAGATCCTGTTCTCGCCCCGACAGCCCGAGGTGATCCTCGACATCGCCCGCTCTCTGACGCCGGCCGGCTACGAGCTGGTGGTGGTCGATGCCGGCACGCCGGAGTTCTACCAGGCGGCGGCCGACGCCGAATACTACATGGGCCTGGCCCGCTCCATCGGCAACGAGTTCTTCCGGGCCGCGCCCAAGCTCCGCCTGGTCCAGCTCCTCAGCGCCGGCTACGATCGGGTCGACGTCGAGGCGGCGCGCAAGGCCGGCGTGCCCGTGGCCAACAACGGCGGCGCCAACGCCATCGCCGTGTCCGAGCACGCCATCATGCTCATGCTGGCCGTGCTCAAGCGACTGGTTCGCTTCCACAACGACGTCGTCGCCGGCAAGTGGCGCGTGGGCGATCACGACCAGTCGCGCGTCTTCGAGATGCCCGGCAAGCTGCTGGGGATCGTGGGGCTGGGCAACATCGGCAAGAAGGTGGCCCGGCGGGCGGCGGCCTTCGACATGCGCATCCAGTACTACGACATCGCGCGGCTCACCGAGGACCAGGAGGACGCCCTGGGGGTCCGCTTCGTCCTCTTCGAGGAGCTCCTGCGCACCTCCGACGTGGTGACCCTGCACGTGCCGCTGGACGACACCACGCGCAACCTGATGTCCACCCGGCAGCTCGCCATGATGCAGCGCTCGGCCATCCTCATCAACACGTGCCGCGGCGGGGTGGTGGACGAGGCCGCCCTGTACCGCGCGCTCAAGGAGGGCCAGATCGCCGGGGCCGGGCTCGACGTCATGGTGGAGGAGCCGCCACAGGCGAACCACCCGCTGTTCAGCCTGCCCAACGTCACCCTCACGCCGCACTCGGCGGGGCCGACCTGGGAGAACTGGACGGCGCGATTCCGCAACGGCTTCGACAACATCCAGCGCGTGGCCAACGGGGGACGGCCGCGCTGGGTGATCCCGGAGCTGGCGTGA